From one Lycium ferocissimum isolate CSIRO_LF1 chromosome 5, AGI_CSIRO_Lferr_CH_V1, whole genome shotgun sequence genomic stretch:
- the LOC132055920 gene encoding F-box/kelch-repeat protein At1g74510-like, translated as MLEGSYVVSSDFPCACEQESKWIYYAFHVIEHSKGKRPLEDVIDIGFRKSSKLFDALEKKETVQCLYDLSLSQEEQSDKQHDSGTHSDSTSLIPQIGRDLSINCLLHCSRSDYGSIASLNQSFRSLIQSGELYRLRRRMGIVEHWVYFSCSLLEWEAFDPIRCRWMHLPTMTSNECFMCSDKESLAVGTELLVFGKEIESHVIYKYSILTNSWSSGMKTKTPRCLFGSASLGEIAIIAGGCDSRGNILSSAELYNAEKGTWETLPSMNKPRKLCSGVFMDGKFYVIGGVGVGNSNVLTCGEVYDFKAKSWIEVPDMFPTRNRGAGANDPPAVAKAPPLLAVVKNELYAAYYAENEVWKYDKGRNLWITVGRLPEQATSMNGWGLAFRACGDQLIVIGGPRALNGRFIEINSWEPTEGAPNWNLLGRKHSGSFVYNCAVMGC; from the coding sequence ATGTTGGAGGGATCATATGTTGTTTCAAGTGACTTTCCTTGTGCGTGCGAGCAAGAGAGCAAGTGGATATACTATGCTTTCCATGTTATCGAACACTCAAAGGGAAAGCGTCCATTGGAGGATGTAATAGACATTGGTTTCAGAAAGTCATCCAAACTGTTTGATGCCCTAGAGAAGAAGGAAACCGTGCAGTGTCTTTATGATCTTTCTCTCTCTCAAGAGGAACAATCAGATAAACAGCATGATAGTGGCACTCATTCTgattcaacttctttaatcccCCAAATTGGGCGAGACCTTTCAATAAATTGCCTGCTTCATTGCTCAAGGTCAGATTATGGGTCAATTGCTTCATTGAACCAGAGCTTTAGGTCTTTAATTCAGAGTGGAGAATTGTATAGGCTCAGGAGACGAATGGGTATCGTAGAACATTGGGTTTATTTCTCTTGCAGCCTCCTTGAATGGGAGGCCTTTGATCCCATTCGCTGTAGGTGGATGCATTTGCCAACAATGACATCAAATGAATGCTTCATGTGTTCCGACAAGGAATCACTGGCAGTTGGTACTGAACTTCTTGTCTTTGGAAAGGAAATAGAGTCCCATGTCATCTACAAATACAGCATCCTGACCAACTCATGGTCATCGGGTATGAAGACAAAGACACCTAGGTGCCTCTTTGGCTCGGCAAGCCTTGGGGAAATTGCAATTATAGCAGGCGGTTGTGACTCAAGGGGCAATATACTAAGCTCTGCTGAGCTTTATAATGCAGAGAAAGGAACATGGGAGACTCTCCCAAGCATGAATAAACCAAGAAAATTGTGTTCAGGAGTATTCATGGATGGGAAGTTCTATGTAATTGGTGGGGTTGGTGTTggcaattcaaatgtacttacTTGTGGCGAAGTGTATGATTTCAAAGCAAAGTCTTGGATTGAGGTACCTGATATGTTCCCAACACGTAATAGGGGGGCTGGAGCTAATGATCCTCCTGCGGTAGCTAAGGCACCTCCACTCTTAGCAGTTGTGAAGAATGAGTTATATGCTGCTTATTATGCTGAAAATGAAGTCTGGAAATATGATAAGGGAAGAAACTTATGGATTACTGTAGGAAGATTGCCTGAGCAGGCAACCTCTATGAACGGTTGGGGGCTAGCATTTAGGGCATGTGGAGATCAGCTGATAGTTATTGGAGGACCTAGGGCGTTGAATGGCCGATTCATTGAGATCAATTCTTGGGAACCTACGGAAGGCGCACCAAATTGGAATTTGTTGGGCAGAAAACATTCAGGAAGTTTTGTCTATAATTGTGCGGTGATGGGTTGCTGA